In Aspergillus nidulans FGSC A4 chromosome IV, a single window of DNA contains:
- a CDS encoding dolichyl-diphosphooligosaccharide--protein glycotransferase subunit OST1 (transcript_id=CADANIAT00000565) — protein sequence MRSFATVVTAFCGLVLSSSSIVSAKSIESKLLPADFKPPQVFKNVNLVRNTNLEKGYARETINVVIENVDKQPQSEYYLSFPSDIFEQIGGLEVRNKKEADKGRFDVEASEVDPFSDVRYFIVHLPEPLAPSSQLTLGISYSLLNSLHPRPAAIKQSDRQFLTYSFSAYVPSAYQTVTQKTKVKFPSANIPDYTTTELKSGADPERQGTTYIYGPYETANVAPGTSYPITVRYEFTKPVITVSLLERDLEVSHWGGNLATEERYWLRNNGSKLLTQFSRVDYTVANYQQSPSTAIKELKYPLKPGSVDPYFTDDIGNVSTSRYRPGLKNREANLEFKPRYPVFGGWNYSFRLGWNNNLSSFLRRTVSNDDSYVLKVPFLEGPKMGEGIQYEKVVVRVILPEGARNVRYEIVEGPTSNGLPSASQIQSSLSTHKTFMDTLGRTALTLTVESLTDEARDSQLVVTYDYAFWDGMRKPITITIGLLSVFAAAWAVANIDVSIKKR from the exons ATGAGGTCGTTTGCTACCGTTGTCACCGCATTCTGCGGGCTTGTTCTATCCAGCAGCTCTATAGTTTCCGCGAAATCCATCGAGTCCAAGCTGCTCCCCGCCGACTTCAAGCCGCCTCAGGTCTTCAAAAATGTGAATTTGGTCCGTAATACGAACCTAGAAAAAGGCTACGCCCGCGAAACAATCAATGTAGTGATTGAGAACGTGGATAAACAACCCCAGAGCGAGTACTATCTGTCCTTCCCGTCGGACATCTTCGAACAGATCGGAGGACTAGAGGTCCGCAATAAAAAGGAAGCAGACAAAGGCAGGTTTGATGTGGAAGCTAGCGAGGTCGATCCATTCAG TGATGTTCGATACTTCATTGTACACCTGCCTGAACCTCTGGCTCCTTCGTCGCAGCTTACCCTTGGAATTTCGTACTCTCTCCTCAACTCCCTCCACCCGCGCCCGGCTGCCATTAAGCAGTCAGATCGCCAGTTCCTCACATACTCATTCTCCGCATACGTGCCATCCGCCTATCAGACCGTGACGCAGAAAACGAAAGTCAAGTTTCCAAGCGCAAATATCCCTGACTACACAACCACGGAACTCAAGTCTGGTGCAGACCCCGAACGCCAGGGTACAACCTATATTTACGGACCTTACGAGACTGCCAATGTCGCACCAGGCACCTCATATCCCATCACGGTCCGCTACGAGTTCACGAAACCCGTCATCACAGTATCACTGTTGGAAAGGGACCTGGAGGTCTCCCACTGGGGCGGTAACTTGGCTACGGAGGAGCGCTACTGGCTTCGCAACAATGGCTCCAAGCTGCTGACCCAGTTCTCCCGCGTGGACTACACCGTCGCCAACTACCAGCAATCCCCGTCTACAGCCATCAAAGAGCTCAAGTATCCCCTGAAGCCAGGTTCAGTGGACCCATACTTTACCGATGATATTGGAAATGTCTCTACGAGCCGCTACCGCCCCGGACTGAAGAACCGGGAAGCCAATCTCGAGTTCAAACCCCGGTATCCCGTCTTCGGCGGCTGGAACTACAGTTTCCGCCTTGGCTGGAACAACAACCTCTCATCATTTTTACGTAGGACAGTATCTAATGATGATTCCTACGTGCTCAAGGTTCCATTCCTTGAAGGACCCAAAATGGGTGAAGGTATCCAGTACGAGAAGGTAGTTGTGCGAGTCATCCTTCCTGAAGGCGCCCGGAATGTGCGCTACGAGATTGTTGAAGGGCCTACTAGCAATGGCTTGCCGAGCGCAAGCCAGATCCAATCCTCCCTATCTACTCATAAAACCTTCATGGATACGCTTGGCCGCACCGCTTTAACTCTAACTGTGGAGAGTCTCACCGATGAAGCCCGTGATTCCCAGCTTGTG GTTACCTATGACTACGCTTTCTGGGATGGAATGCGTAAGCCAATTACCATTACAATCGGACTACTTAGCGTCTTTGCGGCTGCATGGGCAGTCGCGAACATTGACGTGAGCATCAAGAAGCGATAA